A window of Acinetobacter sp. TR3 contains these coding sequences:
- a CDS encoding DUF817 family protein produces the protein MTKAASAALFGLLLLIAFAVTAPMGSHEYWGFFRYDYLLFYALIIQTCLIYLKLESWAEAKVIALFHIMAMGMEIFLTHPAIASWQYPQPAIFKLLTVPLFAGFMYSAVGSFFARSLRLYNVSFENLPNFGNMLCLAVLSYLNFMSKFFIPDIRLALFIWSIVIFWKTRLYFQLQQHRFKVPMLPILLLLAFLIWIAENISTFYKIWLYPSQVDAWHMVGWGKLGSWYLLLLLSLVLVLKILGVRDKNGSWRLR, from the coding sequence ATGACTAAGGCAGCTTCGGCTGCCTTATTTGGGTTGTTGCTTTTGATTGCATTTGCAGTCACCGCACCGATGGGAAGTCATGAATATTGGGGCTTTTTTCGTTACGATTATTTGTTATTTTATGCGCTGATTATTCAAACCTGTCTAATTTATTTAAAGCTTGAATCATGGGCTGAAGCGAAAGTGATAGCCTTGTTTCATATCATGGCAATGGGGATGGAAATTTTCCTCACGCATCCAGCGATTGCCTCATGGCAATATCCCCAACCAGCCATATTTAAATTACTGACTGTGCCATTGTTTGCAGGGTTTATGTATTCAGCAGTGGGTAGTTTTTTTGCTCGTTCTTTGCGACTCTATAATGTTTCATTCGAGAATTTGCCGAATTTTGGCAATATGCTGTGTTTGGCAGTGTTGTCTTACCTTAACTTTATGAGCAAGTTTTTTATTCCTGATATTCGTCTTGCGCTATTTATTTGGAGCATCGTAATTTTTTGGAAAACTCGGCTTTATTTTCAGTTGCAGCAACATCGTTTTAAAGTGCCTATGCTACCGATTTTATTGTTGCTTGCTTTTTTGATTTGGATTGCAGAGAACATCAGTACTTTCTATAAAATTTGGCTTTATCCAAGCCAAGTTGATGCTTGGCATATGGTGGGTTGGGGCAAGTTAGGTTCTTGGTATCTATTATTACTTTTAAGTTTAGTCTTGGTTTTAAAAATATTAGGTGTGCGGGATAAAAATGGATCTTGGCGATTGCGCTAA
- the hemE gene encoding uroporphyrinogen decarboxylase, with the protein MTTLKNDRFLRALLREPVDTTPVWMMRQAGRYLPEYRETRAQAGDFLSLCKNTEFACEVTLQPLRRYELDAAILFSDILTIPDALGLGLYFETGEGPKFHKTVRTEQDVANLPKLNSKSDLAYVMNAVSTIRSALNGQVPLIGFSGSPWTLATYMVEGGSSKEFRFIKNMMYAQPEVLHALLDHLADSVIDYLNAQIDAGAQAIQIFDSWGGALAHREYIEFSLNYMTKIIAGLQREKDGQRIPIIVFTKGGGQWLETMLTTGADAFGLDWTTPLYTARDVVAGRAALQGNLDPAVLYGSAASIEKSVKAMLDDAYANGEKTGYIANLGHGITQWVDPAQPKIFVDTVHEYSAKYLG; encoded by the coding sequence ATGACAACGTTGAAAAATGATCGTTTTTTACGAGCTTTATTACGTGAACCTGTAGACACCACACCCGTTTGGATGATGCGTCAAGCAGGGCGTTATTTACCAGAATATCGTGAAACTCGTGCTCAGGCAGGAGATTTCTTATCTCTATGTAAAAATACTGAATTTGCCTGCGAAGTAACATTACAACCGTTACGCCGCTATGAGCTTGATGCTGCGATTTTATTTTCTGATATTTTGACTATACCTGATGCTTTAGGTCTGGGTTTGTATTTTGAAACAGGTGAAGGACCAAAGTTTCATAAAACAGTGCGCACTGAACAAGATGTGGCGAATTTACCTAAACTAAATTCTAAATCAGATCTAGCTTATGTCATGAATGCAGTTTCAACGATTCGATCTGCTTTAAATGGACAAGTGCCGCTGATTGGTTTTTCGGGCAGCCCTTGGACTTTAGCAACCTATATGGTTGAAGGTGGTTCAAGTAAAGAATTCCGCTTCATTAAGAATATGATGTATGCGCAACCTGAAGTGTTACATGCCTTACTTGATCATCTTGCTGATTCAGTGATTGATTATCTGAATGCACAAATTGATGCAGGTGCTCAAGCAATTCAAATTTTTGATAGCTGGGGTGGTGCGCTAGCGCATAGGGAATATATTGAATTCTCACTGAACTATATGACCAAGATTATTGCAGGACTGCAACGTGAAAAAGATGGTCAACGTATTCCGATTATTGTATTCACCAAAGGTGGCGGTCAGTGGTTGGAGACAATGTTGACCACAGGTGCTGATGCGTTTGGTCTAGATTGGACTACACCACTTTATACTGCACGTGATGTGGTTGCTGGTCGAGCTGCCCTACAAGGAAACTTAGATCCAGCAGTGCTCTATGGCTCAGCTGCTTCAATTGAAAAATCTGTGAAAGCGATGTTGGATGATGCGTATGCAAATGGTGAGAAAACAGGGTATATCGCAAACTTAGGTCATGGCATTACCCAATGGGTTGATCCTGCCCAACCTAAGATTTTTGTCGATACTGTACATGAATACAGCGCAAAATATTTAGGTTGA
- a CDS encoding DUF3015 family protein — MLKKIALAALLAAGSSVAMADNDVGCGAGTQIWAGQKGIAPKILAATTNGIFTNQLLGITFGTLGCRQGGTVTAQVVTFTNENAESLARDMAVGQGESLNVLAELMQIKANDKARFFAVSKANFAEIYSSKNTNSLQVLDALQSVMAKDAVLKAYV, encoded by the coding sequence ATGTTAAAAAAAATTGCATTAGCAGCTTTGCTAGCAGCTGGCTCAAGTGTTGCAATGGCTGATAATGATGTTGGTTGCGGTGCTGGTACACAAATTTGGGCAGGTCAAAAAGGTATTGCACCTAAAATCCTTGCAGCAACAACCAATGGAATTTTTACCAACCAATTATTAGGGATTACGTTCGGTACTTTAGGATGCCGTCAAGGTGGTACAGTAACGGCTCAAGTTGTGACATTTACCAATGAAAATGCAGAGTCTTTAGCGCGTGATATGGCAGTTGGTCAAGGCGAAAGTTTAAATGTACTTGCCGAATTAATGCAAATTAAAGCCAACGACAAAGCTCGCTTCTTTGCTGTGTCTAAAGCAAACTTTGCTGAAATTTATTCAAGCAAAAATACAAACTCACTTCAAGTTTTAGATGCTTTACAAAGCGTGATGGCAAAAGACGCTGTGCTTAAAGCATACGTTTAA
- the rnt gene encoding ribonuclease T has protein sequence MEKSVTQEENKAPVIGQRFRGFLPVVVDVETAGFNSQTDALLEIACIPIVYDEQGQFIPGPSFHAHINPFEGANLDRRSLDFIGIDPFNPMRVAMAEDERTALRRIFKSLTEVRKAQHCTHAVLVGHNAHFDLGFLQAAIARSGTKNQNPFHSFSVFDTVTLSAVMFGQTVLARACIQAGIEFDGKEAHSALYDTQKTAELFCYILNKLSPHLLDTLVTEP, from the coding sequence ATGGAGAAAAGTGTGACACAAGAAGAAAACAAAGCTCCTGTGATTGGTCAGCGTTTTCGTGGATTCTTACCTGTTGTTGTTGATGTTGAAACAGCAGGTTTTAATTCTCAAACTGATGCATTACTTGAAATTGCTTGTATCCCGATTGTCTATGATGAGCAAGGTCAGTTCATACCTGGCCCATCATTCCATGCACACATCAATCCTTTTGAAGGTGCAAACTTAGATCGTCGCTCATTAGACTTCATTGGAATTGATCCTTTTAATCCGATGCGTGTAGCGATGGCCGAAGATGAGCGGACAGCTTTACGTCGTATTTTCAAATCACTCACGGAAGTCCGCAAAGCACAGCATTGTACCCATGCAGTATTGGTAGGACATAATGCTCACTTTGACTTAGGTTTTTTACAAGCTGCAATTGCTCGATCTGGTACAAAAAATCAGAATCCTTTTCATAGCTTTTCGGTATTTGATACTGTGACTTTGAGCGCAGTGATGTTTGGTCAAACTGTGTTAGCACGTGCATGTATTCAAGCTGGCATCGAGTTTGATGGTAAAGAAGCACACTCTGCTTTATACGATACGCAAAAAACTGCTGAACTGTTTTGCTATATTTTGAACAAACTGTCTCCTCATCTTCTTGACACTTTGGTGACAGAGCCCTAA
- a CDS encoding Lnb N-terminal periplasmic domain-containing protein, with protein sequence MKLATFVFTSLICHFTYASVESDLQKYLDLAQQKQLDHQTTWQRLMYADQKQNSEVTYAGYFYAKDGKTNLKSELQANIKALFLEAPDNQSIRCKFPARSRWLMQQLDIDVQQLPKVNCVEFNDWINQIKPHKATLVYATDFMGNPSSMFGHTLLRLDPKDQKQLNLVSYAVNYAATVKGDDNWSYAWKGLTGQYPGEYSLMPYYRKVKEYGDFESRDLWEYELNLTPEKTHFLVEHIWEMQHVSFPYYFVSDNCAYRLLGLIDLVRPDLNLKQQFSYAAIPIETLKAVDQQALVKEVVYRPALETQLLSQAKQHGTDLAKIAHQIAFIETDQVQSTLKTYSQQDQAKILEMAYDDLYLQYISRQVDANIAQPKLRQLLAERSQIQVEKQRQQPERPKMQPVEGHHARNLSVNVGEVQGQKFVELGQRQAYHDLIDPQGGYRTGTQLLFLDGSLQYRDDKLKLEHLDLLSVNSYNPVQPFKSPLTWGFNLGWKQEAIENGQLSEDAQHGVMNLNMQVGYSVADYDRQHLCYAQLQSHIQGGKNLDKGWRVGAGPTVGCMNVWSDNINSVVQVELPYWQDQNQWNLRVGTQLQYSVNTNHALRLNLDFEQQDHKDWNKVGLGYVLFF encoded by the coding sequence ATGAAATTAGCTACTTTTGTATTTACATCTTTGATATGTCATTTTACATATGCCTCGGTTGAATCTGATTTACAAAAGTATTTAGACCTTGCTCAACAAAAACAATTAGATCATCAAACCACATGGCAACGCTTGATGTATGCCGATCAAAAACAAAACAGTGAAGTCACTTATGCTGGTTATTTTTATGCCAAAGACGGCAAAACAAATTTAAAGAGTGAATTACAAGCAAATATTAAAGCCTTGTTTCTTGAAGCCCCAGATAACCAATCCATCCGTTGTAAGTTTCCTGCACGTAGTCGTTGGTTAATGCAACAACTCGATATTGATGTACAACAACTTCCAAAAGTAAATTGTGTTGAATTTAACGATTGGATCAATCAAATCAAGCCGCATAAAGCCACTTTGGTTTATGCCACTGACTTTATGGGCAATCCGAGTTCGATGTTTGGGCATACTTTGCTGCGTCTAGATCCTAAAGATCAGAAACAACTCAATTTGGTTTCCTATGCAGTAAATTATGCAGCCACAGTGAAAGGTGATGATAATTGGTCTTATGCATGGAAAGGCTTAACAGGACAGTATCCCGGTGAATATTCACTAATGCCGTATTATCGCAAAGTAAAAGAGTATGGTGATTTTGAAAGTCGTGATCTATGGGAATATGAGCTCAATTTAACACCTGAAAAAACTCATTTTTTGGTTGAACATATTTGGGAAATGCAGCATGTGAGTTTTCCCTATTATTTCGTCAGTGATAATTGTGCTTATCGTTTATTAGGTCTAATTGATTTAGTACGTCCCGATTTAAACCTAAAACAGCAGTTTAGTTACGCTGCAATTCCAATTGAAACCTTAAAGGCTGTTGATCAGCAAGCTTTAGTTAAAGAAGTGGTCTATCGTCCTGCATTGGAAACTCAACTACTTTCGCAAGCCAAACAACATGGTACAGATTTGGCTAAAATTGCCCATCAAATTGCTTTTATTGAAACTGATCAAGTTCAATCCACGCTAAAAACATATAGCCAGCAAGATCAGGCCAAAATTTTAGAAATGGCTTACGATGATTTATATCTACAATATATCAGCCGTCAAGTTGATGCCAATATTGCTCAGCCAAAATTAAGACAGCTTCTTGCTGAAAGAAGTCAGATTCAAGTTGAAAAGCAACGCCAACAACCAGAGCGTCCAAAAATGCAGCCTGTAGAAGGGCATCATGCACGTAATTTGTCAGTGAATGTGGGTGAGGTGCAAGGACAAAAGTTTGTGGAGCTGGGTCAACGTCAGGCTTATCACGATTTGATTGATCCACAAGGAGGTTATCGCACAGGCACACAATTACTGTTTTTAGATGGTAGTCTGCAATATCGTGATGACAAGCTCAAGCTCGAACATTTAGATCTATTATCGGTGAATTCTTATAATCCAGTTCAACCTTTTAAATCGCCGTTAACTTGGGGATTTAATCTAGGTTGGAAACAGGAAGCGATTGAAAATGGGCAGTTGAGTGAAGATGCGCAACATGGCGTGATGAATCTAAATATGCAAGTTGGTTATAGCGTGGCAGATTATGATCGTCAACATCTGTGTTATGCCCAACTACAAAGCCATATTCAAGGCGGTAAAAATTTAGATAAAGGCTGGCGTGTTGGAGCTGGGCCGACTGTAGGTTGTATGAACGTATGGTCTGATAATATTAATAGTGTGGTGCAAGTTGAACTGCCGTATTGGCAAGATCAGAACCAGTGGAATTTAAGAGTCGGTACACAGCTACAATATAGTGTGAATACAAATCATGCTCTGCGTCTGAATTTGGATTTTGAACAACAAGATCATAAAGACTGGAATAAAGTAGGTTTAGGCTATGTTCTGTTTTTTTAG
- a CDS encoding cupin domain-containing protein — translation MSSVQLAGFGDLIVNEANIDYPRPDRLVRGNPERLTYSLYEHPHMDCGIWKCEIGAWNIVFADNKQEFFQVIEGIVRIHDAKTNSFIEVTAGNAGIIPPAFVGTFEVVEAVKKYYVIVEV, via the coding sequence ATGTCATCAGTTCAGTTAGCAGGTTTCGGCGATTTAATCGTAAATGAAGCAAATATTGATTACCCTCGTCCCGATCGTCTGGTTCGAGGTAATCCTGAACGTCTCACCTATAGCTTATATGAACATCCACATATGGACTGCGGTATTTGGAAATGTGAAATTGGTGCTTGGAATATTGTATTTGCTGACAATAAACAAGAGTTCTTTCAAGTGATTGAAGGAATTGTCCGTATCCACGATGCAAAAACCAATTCTTTTATTGAAGTGACTGCTGGAAATGCAGGGATTATCCCACCCGCATTTGTCGGTACATTTGAAGTCGTTGAAGCAGTTAAAAAATACTATGTCATCGTTGAAGTCTAG
- a CDS encoding glutathione S-transferase — MQIRLFHLQNSRSQRIVWFLEELGLPYELVINQHSNTDEKKNSPHQLSKFPTLEIINQEQIFILAETSAIIDYLSYLYPQLRQSKLLGPQLQSFYYWKNYCEATFIPDLLLKQIFHQIVQRTPFPVRFVSKFLKYGFDQGYLNPSLQQQMTIIDKHLKDHLWFAGDQFTIADILMWFPLLACSQNDHQFKHIQRYLAQIENRPAFKKSLIKGQWSASTFQSYWTIAW; from the coding sequence ATGCAAATCCGTTTATTCCACTTACAAAATTCACGTTCTCAGCGCATCGTTTGGTTTTTAGAAGAATTAGGACTTCCCTACGAGTTAGTCATCAACCAACATTCAAACACAGATGAAAAGAAAAATTCACCGCATCAATTATCGAAATTTCCTACCCTTGAAATAATAAATCAAGAGCAAATTTTTATCTTAGCCGAAACTTCAGCGATTATTGATTACTTGTCTTATCTATATCCTCAGTTAAGGCAAAGTAAATTATTAGGACCACAACTTCAAAGTTTTTATTATTGGAAAAATTATTGTGAAGCCACATTTATTCCAGACCTATTACTCAAACAAATTTTTCACCAAATTGTACAACGTACGCCATTTCCTGTTCGCTTCGTTTCAAAGTTTTTAAAATATGGATTTGATCAAGGCTATTTAAATCCATCGTTACAGCAACAAATGACCATAATTGATAAGCATTTAAAAGATCACTTATGGTTTGCTGGAGATCAATTTACGATTGCAGATATTTTGATGTGGTTTCCATTATTGGCTTGCTCGCAAAATGACCATCAATTTAAACATATACAGCGTTATTTAGCCCAAATAGAAAACAGACCCGCCTTTAAAAAATCTTTAATTAAAGGGCAATGGTCTGCTTCTACATTTCAGTCCTATTGGACAATTGCGTGGTAA
- a CDS encoding GGDEF domain-containing protein, giving the protein MENQYDIKQLCKEKEDLEQLVITQSRTKKTQKNLPTQLENEFWQFNIDRTRINAIQFFGQGVITYTIFVLLILPSNLLVIRTSTHFLLDLIYSILSLVVVGVALFSFWAFSRFRRLNPLFYPATCVIVFCTILFPSLLMMSISNAVLQSQSMVLIAFLYMLGFILSGIKPKHMLWIGSSAAIVILLSLYFLKVPCDFLMLGRTFIGSLLLGFSISVMLSSKERKLFLKTKIAEIDEKILRFQASELLHLSQHDELTKVSNRRTFEEMFSYYYELACKESKAMSVLFIDIDYFKNYNDFYGHQMGDQVISAIAKTIKSSIRHMDFIARYGGEEFVVLLPETSAQGAYAVATNIYRAIDRQMIPHEKSLVSNHVTISLGITVFNGNPKTSQDSVIHTADKALYRAKQLGRNQIYYQPLPSVE; this is encoded by the coding sequence ATGGAAAATCAATATGATATTAAGCAGTTATGTAAAGAAAAAGAAGATCTAGAACAGTTAGTCATTACACAGTCTAGAACCAAGAAAACACAGAAAAATTTGCCGACCCAACTCGAAAATGAGTTTTGGCAATTTAATATTGATCGAACTAGAATTAATGCGATTCAGTTCTTTGGTCAAGGGGTGATTACGTATACGATTTTTGTACTTTTGATTTTACCATCAAACTTATTGGTTATTCGAACAAGTACTCACTTTCTATTAGATCTTATATATAGCATTCTTAGTTTGGTTGTGGTGGGTGTTGCATTATTTTCATTTTGGGCATTTTCCCGTTTTAGACGGCTTAACCCATTATTTTATCCTGCAACCTGTGTGATTGTGTTTTGCACAATTCTTTTTCCATCTTTATTGATGATGAGTATTTCTAATGCAGTGTTGCAAAGCCAGTCGATGGTGTTGATTGCATTCCTATATATGCTAGGTTTTATTTTGAGTGGGATTAAACCCAAACATATGTTATGGATTGGTTCTTCAGCAGCAATTGTGATCTTATTGTCGTTATACTTTCTCAAAGTACCCTGTGATTTTTTAATGTTAGGGCGTACGTTTATAGGAAGTCTATTGTTGGGTTTTTCGATTAGTGTAATGCTCAGCTCTAAGGAAAGAAAATTATTTCTAAAAACTAAAATAGCTGAAATTGATGAAAAAATTTTGCGGTTCCAAGCATCTGAGCTTCTACATTTAAGCCAACATGATGAGTTAACCAAGGTCTCAAATAGACGCACTTTTGAAGAAATGTTTAGTTATTACTATGAACTCGCATGTAAAGAAAGTAAGGCAATGTCAGTATTATTTATAGATATTGATTATTTTAAAAACTATAACGATTTTTATGGTCATCAGATGGGAGATCAAGTTATTTCCGCGATTGCGAAAACGATTAAAAGCTCAATTCGGCACATGGATTTCATTGCACGTTATGGGGGCGAGGAATTTGTTGTGCTTTTACCAGAAACATCTGCTCAAGGTGCATATGCTGTAGCAACCAATATCTATCGAGCGATTGATCGGCAGATGATTCCGCATGAAAAATCATTAGTTTCTAATCATGTGACCATTAGTTTGGGTATTACGGTGTTTAATGGCAATCCTAAAACTAGTCAAGATTCGGTGATTCATACTGCGGATAAAGCGCTATATAGAGCGAAACAACTTGGACGTAACCAAATCTATTATCAACCCTTGCCCAGTGTCGAATAA
- a CDS encoding NADH:flavin oxidoreductase/NADH oxidase family protein yields MSQIADSIQIRNTTFKNRIIKGAMSEALANHEGQPNELHIGLYEAWAKGGLGCAITGNVMVNIAAKNEPGVVAIETERDLAKLKQWADVGKKYGMVQLIQLSHPGRQCPKGLNKETVAPSAVPFSPMLAAMFGTPRELKHEEILDIIQRFATAAAVCEKAGFEGVQLHGAHGYLISQFLSPLTNKRTDQWGGSIENRMRFLVEIYKAVRAATSENFIISVKLNSADFQRGGITEEDVITVFKTIDEAGIDIIEISGGTYEAPAMAGAKAESRKASTIAREAYFLEFAEKIRQHVACKLMVTGGFRTVAGMNAALQSGACDFIGIARPLAVETDLTDRLIAGNDVRYAVNQIKTGIPFVDKMAIMEIIWYAAQFKAIGQGKKPNPKLSPLIVFLNYAKGNIKAVVKGRVNSRKSA; encoded by the coding sequence ATGAGTCAGATTGCAGACAGTATTCAAATTCGTAATACCACATTTAAAAACCGCATTATAAAAGGGGCAATGAGTGAAGCACTTGCTAATCACGAAGGGCAGCCAAATGAATTGCACATAGGCTTGTATGAGGCATGGGCAAAAGGCGGTTTAGGTTGTGCGATTACAGGCAATGTGATGGTCAATATTGCTGCCAAGAATGAACCTGGTGTGGTTGCGATTGAAACTGAACGTGACTTAGCAAAATTAAAGCAATGGGCTGATGTTGGTAAAAAATATGGCATGGTGCAATTAATTCAATTGTCTCACCCTGGTCGCCAATGTCCGAAAGGTTTGAATAAAGAAACTGTTGCACCATCAGCAGTTCCTTTTAGTCCCATGCTTGCAGCAATGTTTGGAACTCCCCGAGAACTTAAACATGAAGAAATCTTAGATATTATTCAACGTTTTGCAACAGCCGCAGCAGTGTGTGAAAAAGCAGGATTTGAAGGTGTGCAGCTTCATGGTGCGCATGGTTATCTGATTAGTCAATTTCTATCTCCATTAACCAATAAACGTACCGATCAATGGGGTGGTTCGATTGAGAACCGTATGCGTTTCTTGGTTGAAATTTATAAGGCTGTCCGTGCTGCAACATCAGAAAACTTTATCATTTCTGTGAAACTTAATTCAGCTGATTTCCAACGCGGTGGGATTACTGAGGAAGATGTCATTACCGTATTCAAAACCATTGATGAAGCTGGTATTGATATTATTGAAATCTCAGGTGGTACGTATGAAGCACCTGCAATGGCGGGTGCTAAAGCTGAATCACGTAAAGCCAGTACCATTGCACGAGAAGCTTATTTCTTAGAATTTGCTGAAAAGATTCGCCAACATGTGGCGTGTAAATTGATGGTAACGGGTGGTTTCCGTACAGTAGCAGGAATGAATGCAGCACTTCAAAGTGGTGCATGTGATTTTATTGGTATTGCACGTCCATTGGCAGTTGAAACTGATTTAACAGATCGTTTAATTGCAGGCAATGATGTACGTTATGCCGTGAATCAAATTAAAACAGGGATTCCTTTTGTCGATAAAATGGCAATCATGGAAATCATTTGGTATGCAGCACAATTCAAGGCCATTGGACAAGGTAAAAAACCAAATCCTAAATTGTCACCTTTAATTGTGTTTTTAAATTATGCAAAAGGCAATATTAAGGCTGTAGTTAAAGGTCGAGTCAATTCGCGTAAATCGGCATAA
- a CDS encoding L,D-transpeptidase family protein gives MFVRSLLAMSLSCILANVAFAAPTTEQPLNPKKISAPVQDPIDPLSIERSAASSVMAQSASSVAVQAASEPQVNTGAASAISQKLENAPDTTTTTAPAVKVSWTLDSLNTADWYENIGKGQFPVYARAHVMLNNAHASPGAIDGSNGKNTLKAIASFQQMNGLTPTGQLTKETWDALVAQQNKPTYIEYTITDADLKGPYADSIPADYALQAKMKGLYYTRVTEMLGEKFHMDEGFLKKLNPTATFKKAGEKIIVANVRNDLPEDIHLIVAHKGARQLYLFNSRNQMIASFPATIGSSDTPSPTGTYKVVGVTKNPYYSYSPSNFVQGNNLKPLMLPPGPNAPVGNIWIGLSKRSFGIHGTPNPSLISKTASHGCIRLTNWDANDLGGKVRSGVTVKFLE, from the coding sequence ATGTTTGTTCGCTCATTACTCGCTATGAGTTTAAGTTGTATTCTTGCTAATGTTGCTTTTGCTGCCCCAACAACTGAGCAACCATTAAATCCAAAAAAAATCTCAGCTCCAGTTCAAGATCCTATTGACCCATTATCTATCGAGCGTTCTGCTGCATCGAGTGTAATGGCTCAATCAGCATCAAGTGTTGCTGTTCAAGCTGCTTCTGAGCCACAAGTCAATACGGGAGCTGCTTCGGCAATATCTCAAAAACTAGAAAATGCACCCGATACCACGACTACAACAGCACCAGCTGTCAAAGTTTCATGGACTTTAGACAGTTTGAATACAGCTGACTGGTATGAAAATATTGGTAAAGGTCAATTTCCTGTATATGCACGTGCACATGTGATGCTCAACAATGCTCATGCTTCACCTGGTGCAATTGATGGCTCAAATGGTAAAAATACACTAAAAGCAATTGCTTCATTTCAACAAATGAATGGCCTTACACCAACAGGTCAATTGACTAAAGAAACTTGGGATGCTTTAGTCGCTCAACAAAACAAACCAACATATATTGAATACACGATCACGGATGCGGACTTAAAAGGTCCATATGCGGATTCAATTCCTGCTGACTATGCACTACAAGCAAAAATGAAAGGTTTGTACTACACGCGTGTAACAGAGATGTTGGGCGAAAAGTTTCATATGGATGAAGGTTTCCTCAAAAAACTAAATCCAACTGCAACGTTCAAAAAAGCAGGCGAAAAAATTATTGTTGCCAATGTGCGCAATGATTTGCCAGAAGATATTCATTTAATTGTGGCACATAAAGGTGCTCGTCAACTTTATTTATTCAATAGTCGTAATCAAATGATCGCGTCATTTCCTGCGACAATTGGCAGTTCTGATACACCATCTCCAACGGGTACGTATAAGGTTGTAGGAGTGACTAAAAATCCATACTACAGTTATTCACCTTCAAATTTCGTTCAAGGCAATAACCTTAAACCGCTCATGTTACCACCTGGTCCAAACGCACCAGTTGGTAATATTTGGATCGGTTTAAGCAAGCGATCTTTTGGTATTCATGGGACACCGAATCCTTCTTTGATTTCGAAGACAGCATCACATGGTTGTATCCGTTTAACCAACTGGGATGCAAATGATTTAGGTGGAAAAGTACGTTCTGGCGTTACTGTAAAGTTCTTAGAATAA
- the pyrC gene encoding dihydroorotase: MNTITLLQPDDWHAHLRDGLALKRTVPDLAKQFARAICMPNLVPPVKTVEEALAYRDRILAHVPEGLHFDPRMVLYFTDFTSPQEVLKIKESEYVNAIKLYPAGATTNSDNGVSDIRKVYAVIEQLEEHQVPLLLHGEVTHNHVDIFDREKRFLDEILSPLLKQFPKLKVVLEHITTSDAANFVLEQDRNVAATITPQHLLFNRNDMLVGGVKPHFYCLPILKRQTHQTTLLEVATSGNPKFFLGTDSAPHAQNAKENACGCAGCYSAPNAIELYAQAFDQVGKLERLEGFASMFGADFYGLPRNTSTITLVKEENTVAESFDYLEDQKIIPLHAGKTLQWRKV, translated from the coding sequence TTGAATACGATTACACTTTTACAGCCAGATGATTGGCACGCCCACTTGCGTGATGGATTAGCTTTAAAACGTACTGTTCCAGATCTTGCGAAACAATTTGCACGTGCGATCTGTATGCCGAACTTGGTTCCACCAGTCAAAACTGTAGAAGAAGCTTTGGCATATCGAGATCGTATTCTCGCTCATGTTCCCGAAGGACTTCACTTTGACCCACGTATGGTGCTTTATTTTACAGATTTCACTTCCCCTCAAGAAGTTCTTAAAATTAAAGAATCTGAATATGTAAATGCGATCAAACTCTACCCCGCTGGCGCAACGACAAATTCAGATAATGGCGTTAGCGATATTCGTAAAGTCTATGCCGTGATTGAACAACTTGAAGAACACCAAGTCCCGTTATTGTTACATGGTGAGGTTACTCACAATCATGTCGATATTTTTGATCGTGAAAAAAGATTCTTAGATGAAATTTTGTCTCCGTTATTAAAACAGTTCCCAAAATTAAAAGTTGTGTTAGAACATATTACGACAAGTGACGCTGCAAATTTTGTACTTGAACAAGATCGTAATGTTGCCGCAACGATTACACCGCAACATTTGCTCTTCAATCGTAATGACATGTTGGTCGGTGGTGTGAAACCTCACTTCTATTGTTTGCCAATTTTAAAGCGTCAAACACATCAAACCACATTATTAGAAGTTGCAACTAGTGGTAATCCAAAATTCTTCTTAGGTACTGACAGTGCACCACATGCCCAGAATGCCAAAGAGAATGCATGTGGTTGTGCGGGTTGCTACAGTGCGCCAAATGCAATCGAATTGTATGCACAAGCCTTTGATCAAGTGGGTAAGTTAGAACGCTTAGAAGGTTTCGCAAGTATGTTCGGTGCTGACTTCTATGGCTTACCGCGTAATACTTCAACAATCACTTTGGTAAAAGAAGAAAATACAGTTGCTGAATCTTTTGATTATCTAGAAGATCAAAAAATCATTCCACTTCATGCAGGTAAAACACTGCAATGGAGAAAAGTGTGA